The Tripterygium wilfordii isolate XIE 37 chromosome 17, ASM1340144v1, whole genome shotgun sequence genome has a window encoding:
- the LOC119982084 gene encoding piezo-type mechanosensitive ion channel homolog isoform X2, whose protein sequence is MIIESWKSPAIFFLVVQLLAVSAALIDMYGKRFGPVPWQDSCWGHILTIAEHLGSRLRIASCLVLPAVQLVVGISHPSWVSLPFFIGSCVGLVDWSMTSNFLGLFWWWRPLQLYAGFSVGLLYVYQFPVKFPSMFQWIADFIGLFKISAKAEWPEICSGGSLILFYIMLSYVKCDLEEMDFIMSMGERNLTEHLLPLKQSFFVRESRSGVRHTNVLLRGAVFRTFSINFFTYGFPVSLFALSLWSFHFASICAFGLLVYVGYIVYAFPSLFHLHRLNGLLLAFILLWAVSTYIFNVAFAFLNLKLGKDMGIWEMVGLWHYPIPGFFLLAQFCLGILVALGNLVNNSVFLYVSDEGGQSSIENSAVEVEEETKVLIVATIAWGLRKCSRAIMLALIFLIAMKPGFIHAIYLIFFLIYLLSHHISRKMRQSLILLCEAHFALSYILKIGIISNALERKGSLSKEILLQLGLLEYDSAWDFLEIALLACFCAIHNRGFEMLFSFSAIVQHTPSLPIGFSILKAGLNKSVLLSVYASPTTKYNHHSPSYERIASFLSAVGQKFLSVYRSCGTYIAFLTILLTVYLVTPNYISFGYLFLLLVWITGRQLVETTKRRLWFPLKAYAIAVFIFIYSLSSFPIFKIWLSRFIDLFFYLGYNTEASLLENVWESLAVLVVMQLFSYERRQSRFTTLEDSDLLDSGVVGFIKRFLIWHSQKILLIALFYAALSPISAFGFLFLLGLVICSTLPKSSQIPSKSFLMYTSFLVTTEYLYQMWGKQADMFPGQKNFYLALFLGFQVYEPGFWGLESGLRGKVLVIAACTLQYNVFHWFEKMPCSTLNKGKWEEPCPLFVSAEDDSTDISTCNEEDTPSLYSSSQSVKREGVMENSWLLLSSGQSQAPRPISPKSGASEGSSSRKFSLGHIWGSTKESHKWNKKSILALRKERFDLQKSLLKVYLKFWIENSFNLFGLEINMIALLVASFALLNAISLLYIALLATCIILDRRILRKLWPIFVFLFAAILILEYFAIWNTLFPSNDRIPSEANVHCHDCWRISSLYFNYCENCWLGLNIDDSRMLISYFMVFLFACFKLRADHLSNLSGSSTYRQMMSQRKYTFVWRDLSFETKSMWTFLDYLRLYCYCHLLDLVLALILVTGTLEYDILHLGYLAFALVFFRMRLEILKKRNEIFKYLRIYNFVLIILSLAYQSPFLGGFSSGKCETRDYIYEVIGFYKYGHGFRITARSSLVEIIIFMLVALQSYMFSSQEFDYVARYLEAEQIGAIVNEQEKKAAWKTAQLQQIRESEEKKHQRNLQVEKIKSEMLNLQNQLHSVNSTVNGADASPAREGLRRRRSSSLMSNNDARIADNEGGITRKQEQILREDSMLPFEVHESLPSVHMESSALLESPNYPMEFEIPEIRQELFKSANDDLEQKEDQLKVSPLISGEEFPKYPMNSEITEIKPDVVNSAAQTVQSKENPLVSAVQLIGDGVSQVQSIGNQAVNNLVSFLNIEQEDSDMNEHSSAEDGVYEEMESQRTRDTCLHRSSSLKSDKSSDATSLQIGRIFRHIWSQMRSNNDVVCYCCFILVFLWNFSLLSMVYLAALFLYALCVNTGPSYVFWIVMLVYTELYILLLYLYQVIIQHCGFSINSELLHELGFPRNKFTLSFVVSSLPLFLVYLFTLLQKSITAKDGEWMTSMDFSLHQRSALYKKDVRVSYSWSKRATELIHLMKDLIKMIFRSFIRYWNSLTQGAESPPYFVQVSMDVHMWPEDGIQPERIESGINRLLKILHDERCKEKNPYLCPFASRVHVQSIERSLEKQNVALVVLEVTYACPLTGCTMAEWFRSLTPAADVTEEIRRAQRAGLVEEVGFLCPILSVIGGGKREVDLYAYTFGADLMVFFFVAIFYQSIIKNNSEFLDVYQLEDQFPKEFVFILMAIFFLIVLDRIIYLCSFATGKVFFYLFNLILFTYSVTEYAWSLEPSHQHVARFALRTIFLAKAVSLAFQAIQIRHGMPHKSTLYRQFLTSKVSRVNYLGYRLYRALPFLYELRCVLDWSSTTTSLTMYDWLKLEDINASLYLVKCDAVLNRARHIQGEKQTKLTKCCSGICLFFILLCVIWAPMLMYSSGNPTNIANPIKDASVQLDIKTVGGRLTLYQTTLCEKLQWNRLNSDANLDPQGYLDTYNKNDIQLICCQPDASTLWLVPDVVQTRFVQSLDWDMDMDIYFTWVLTRERPKGKEVVRYERPVDLLDLPRQSDVQKALNGSSDSFRTNNLYPRYFRVTGSGDVRPFEQEVNLISADLVRNRKNFEWWSFHDINPSNVSGCEGLSGPTAIIVSEETPPQGILGDTLSKFSIWGLYITFVLAVGRFIRLQCSDLRMRIPYENLPSCDRLIAICEDIYAARAEGELGVEEVLYWTLIKIYRSPHMLLEYTKPD, encoded by the exons ATGAT AATCGAGTCCTGGAAATCTCCTGCaatcttttttttggttgttcaaCTTTTGGCAGTTTCTGCTGCTTTAATTGATATGTATGGGAAAAGGTTTGGCCCGGTTCCGTGGCAAGATTCATGCTGGGGTCATATCTTGACAATTGCTGAACATTTAG GATCTCGTCTTAGGATCGCTTCCTGCCTGGTTTTGCCAGCTGTTCAGCTGGTTGTGGGGATAAGTCATCCTTCATGGGTTTCTCTACCATTTTTTATTGGGAGTTGTGTAGGCCTTGTAGATTGGTCTATGACAAGCAATTTCCTTGGACTTTTCTG GTGGTGGAGACCTCTTCAGCTGTATGCAGGTTTCAGTGTTGGGCTGCTCTATGTCTATCAGTTTCCAGTAAAGTTCCCAAGTATGTTTCAGTGGATAGCCGATTTTATTGGTCTATTCAAAATATCTGCCAAAGCAGAGTGGCCCGAAATCTGTTCTGGTGGCTCTCTTATACTTTTCTATATCATG CTATCATATGTCAAGTGTGATTTGGAAGAAATGGATTTCATCATGTCCATGGGAGAACGTAACTTGACAGAGCATCTGCTTCCTTTGAAACAATCATTTTTTGTTCGTGAGTCAAG ATCTGGTGTGAGACACACTAATGTTCTACTAAGGGGAGCTGTGTTTAGGACTTTCAGCATCAACTTTTTCACGTATGGGTTTCCG GTGTCCTTGTTTGCTCTTTCCCTTTGGAGTTTCCATTTTGCAAGCATATGTGCATTTGGATTACTTGTATATGTTGGCTACATCGTTTATGCCTTCCCTTCCTTATTCCATTTGCACCGATTGAATGGGCTGCTCCTTGCCTTCATTCTCTTGTGGGCTGTCAGCACATATATTTTCAACGTGGCTTTTGCATTCTTGAATTTGAAGCTTGGGAAG GACATGGGCATATGGGAGATGGTTGGGTTATGGCATTATCCAATACCTGGATTCTTTTTGCTTGCACAATTTTGTCTTGGCATTTTGGTTGCTTTGGGTAATCTTGTGAACAACTCGGTTTTCCTCTATGTGTCTGATGAGGGAGGTCAATCTTCAATTGAAAATTCTGCAGTGGAAG TTGAAGAAGAGACCAAGGTACTGATTGTGGCAACAATTGCTTGGGGTCTGCGCAAATGTTCTCGTGCTATTATGCTGGCGTTGATATTTCTTATTGCCATGAAACCTGGTTTCATCCACGCCATATACT TGATATTCTTTTTGATCTATCTTCTGAGCCATCACATCAGCAGGAAGATGCGACAGTCCCTGATTCTTTTATGTGAAGCTCACTTTGCATTATCGTACATTCTTAAGATTGGTATAATATCGAATGCTTTGGAGCGCAAAGGCTCTTTAAGTAAGGAAATTCTGTTGCAATTAG GTCTCCTCGAATATGACAGTGCCTGGGATTTCTTGGAAATAGCTTTACTTGCTTGCTTCTGTGCAATTCATAACCGTGGTTTTGAAATGCTATTCTCATTCTCAGCAATTGTCCAGCATACCCCAAGTCTACCCATCGGATTTAGCATCTTGAAAGCTGGTCTGAATAAATCAGTTCTCTTGTCTGTGTACGCGTCCCCAACCACCAAGTACAACCATCATAGTCCTTCTTATG AGAGGATCGCATCATTTCTCAGTGCAGTTGGACAGAAGTTTCTATCAGTGTATCGATCATGTGGAACCTACATTGCTTTCTTGACCATTCTCCTCACAGTATACCTGGTCACTCCCAATTATATATCATTTGggtatcttttccttctccttgTCTGGATAACTGGAAGACAACTTGTTGAGACAACGAAAAGGCGTTTATGGTTTCCTCTAAAAGCATATGCAATAGCCGTGTTTATCTTCATCTATAGCTTGAGCAGCTTTCCCATCTTTAAGATATGGCTATCTAGGTTTATAGACCTATTTTTTTACTTGGGTTACAATACAGAAGCTTCATTGTTGGAAAATGTTTGGGAATCCCTTGCAGTCTTGGTTGTGATGCAACTTTTTAGCTATGAAAGGAGACAGAGCAGGTTTACAACATTGGAGGATTCAGATCTGCTGGATTCTGGAGTTGTTGGATTTATTAAACGGTTTCTAATTTGGCATAGTCAGAAGATCCTGCTTATTGCACTATTCTATGCTGCTTTGTCTCCAATTAGTGCTTTTGGTTTTCTGTTCTTGCTTGGCTTGGTCATCTGTTCAACTTTACCCAAATCTTCTCAGATCCCATCCAAGTCATTCTTAATGTACACATCATTTCTAGTGACAACTGAATATCTTTATCAGATGTGGGGCAAGCAGGCTGATATGTTTCCTGGACAAAAGAATTTTTATTTGGCCCTGTTTTTGGGTTTCCAAGTGTATGAGCCAGGTTTCTGGGGTTTAGAGTCAGGCTTAAGGGGAAAAGTGCTTGTGATTGCTGCCTGTACCCTCCAGTACAATGTCTTCCATTGGTTTGAGAAGATGCCGTGTAGTACTCTAAACAAAGGAAAGTGGGAAGAACCTTGTCCATTGTTTGTCTCTGCAGAAGATGACTCTACAGATATCTCAACTTGCAACGAGGAAGATACGCCATCACTATATTCTAGTTCACAATCTGTTAAACGAGAGGGTGTGATGGAAAATTCATGGCTATTGCTTAGCTCTGGTCAGTCACAAGCACCTCGTCCTATCTCCCCGAAATCAGGAGCCTCTGAAGGTAGCAGCTCTAGGAAGTTTTCACTCGGTCATATATGGGGGAGCACAAAGGAGAGTCATAAGTGGAACAAGAAGAGTATTCTTGCACTGAGAAAGGAGAGATTTGACTTGCAGAAATCTCTTTTAAAAGTATATCTGAAGTTCTGGATTGAGAATTCATTTAACCTCTTTGGCCTTGAGATAAACATGATAGCACTGCTCGTGGCAAGTTTTGCATTGTTAAATGCTATTTCCTTGCTATATATTGCATTGCTCGCTACTTGTATTATCTTGGATCGGCGCATCTTACGTAAGTTATGGCCTATATTTGTCTTCTTGTTTGCTGCCATTCTCATCCTTGAGTACTTCGCAATCTGGAATACTCTGTTTCCTTCAAATGATCGTATCCCAAGTGAGGCTAATGTACATTGCCATGATTGCTGGAGAATATCATCCCTCTATTTCAATTATTGCGAGAATTGTTGGCTAG GACTTAATATCGATGACTCCCGCATGCTTATCAGCTATTTTATGGTTTTCTTGTTTGCTTGTTTCAAACTTCGCGCTGATCACTTGTCTAATTTGTCCGGATCATCTACATATCGCCAAATGATGTCTCAGCGCAAGTACACATTTGTTTGGAGAGATCTCTCATTTGAAACGAAGAGCATGTGGACTTTCCTCGACTATTTGAGGCTTTACTGCTATTGTCATTTATTGGATCTTGTGCTTGCTTTGATCTTGGTCACTGGGACTCTTGAGTATGACATTCTGCATCTTGGTTATCTTGCTTTTGCTCTCGTTTTCTTTCGGATGAGACTGGAAATCCTCAAGAAGAGGaatgaaatatttaaatatttgcGCATATACAACTTTGTTCTTATCATTCTTTCCCTTGCCTATCAGTCTCCATTTTTAGGGGGATTCAGTTCTGGGAAATGTGAGACAAGAGATTATATATATGAAGTCATTGGCTTTTATAAGTATGGCCACGGGTTTCGAATAACTGCTAGATCTTCACTTGTTGAGATAATAATATTTATGCTGGTAGCGCTCCAGTCATATATGTTTTCCTCCCAAGAATTTGATTATGTGGCGCGATATCTTGAGGCAGAGCAAATTGGTGCCATTGTGAATGAGCAAGAGAAAAAAGCTGCATGGAAAACTGCACAGTTGCAACAAATTCGCGAATCTGAGGAGAAGAAACACCAGCGTAATTTGCAGGTGGAGAAGATTAAATCTGAGATGCTCAACCTGCAAAACCAGCTTCATAGTGTGAACTCAACCGTAAATGGTGCTGATGCATCTCCTGCGAGGGAAGGCCTTAGAAGGAGGAGGAGTTCTTCTCTTATGTCAAATAACGATGCTAGGATTGCAGATAACGAGGGAGGAATTACGAGGAAACAGGAGCAGATTTTAAGAGAGGATTCTATGTTACCTTTTGAAGTTCACGAATCTCTTCCTAGCGTACACATGGAGAGCTCAGCGTTGCTGGAGTCTCCAAACTATCCTATGGAATTTGAGATTCCTGAGATCAGACAAGAACTATTTAAAAGTGCGAATGATGATTTAGAGCAGAAAGAGGACCAATTGAAGGTGAGCCCCTTAATTTCTGGAGAGGAATTCCCAAAGTATCCAATGAATAGTGAGATCACTGAAATCAAACCAGATGTGGTCAATAGTGCTGCTCAGACAGTCCAGTCGAAAGAGAATCCTTTAGTTTCTGCAGTACAACTGATAGGTGATGGCGTTTCACAGGTACAGTCTATTGGAAATCAGGCTGTTAACAATCTAGTGAGCTTCCTGAATATCGAACAAGAAGATTCAGATATGAATGAGCACTCATCTGCTGAGGATGGAGTATATGAGGAAATGGAGAGCCAGAGAACAAGGGACACTTGCTTGCACCGTTCATCTTCTCTCAAGTCTGATAAAAGTTCAGATGCCACAAGTCTGCAAATTGGAAGAATCTTCCGTCACATATGGTCCCAGATGCGCTCGAACAATGATGTTGTCTGTTATTGTTGTTTTATTCTCGTCTTTCTATGGAACTTCAGTTTGCTTTCAATGGTGTATCTTGCAGCTCTCTTCCTCTATGCCCTATGTGTAAATACTGGTCCGAGTTATGTCTTCTGGATTGTCATGCTAGTCTACACTGAACTTTACATATTGCTTCTGTATCTGTACCAAGTTATCATCCAGCACTGTGGATTCAGTATAAACTCAGAACTGCTTCATGAGCTAGGATTTCCCAGAAACAAATTCACACTGTCCTTTGTTGTCAGTTCCTTGCCTCTTTTTCTTGTCTACTTATTTACCCTCTTACAGAAGTCTATAACTGCGAAAGATGGTGAATGGATGACTTCTATGGACTTTAGTTTGCATCAAAGGAGTGCCCTGTACAAAAAAGACGTTCGTGTGAGTTATAGCTGGAGCAAGAGGGCAACGGAACTGATACACCTAATGAAGGATTTGATCAAAATGATATTCAGAAGCTTCATTAGGTACTGGAATTCACTCACTCAGGGAGCAGAGTCTCCTCCTTACTTTGTTCAAGTGTCTATGGATGTCCACATGTGGCCAGAGGATGGGATTCAACCAGAAAGGATAGAGTCTGGAATAAACCGATTGCTTAAAATTCTGCATGATGAGAGATGCAAGGAGAAAAATCCTTATCTTTGCCCTTTTGCAAGCAGGGTTCACGTTCAGAGCATTGAAAGAAGTCTAGAAAAGCAAAATGTGGCCTTGGTTGTTCTTGAGGTTACATATGCCTGCCCTTTGACTGGGTGTACCATGGCAGAATGGTTCAGATCACTAACTCCTGCAGCTGATGTGACTGAAGAAATTCGTAGAGCACAGCGTGCTGGGTTGGTTGAAGAAGTGGGATTTCTGTGTCCTATACTCTCTGTCATTGGGGGAGGCAAAAGAGAAGTTGACTTATATGCCTACACATTTGGTGCAGATTTGATGGTCTTTTTCTTTGTTGCCATTTTCTACCAATCTATAATAAAGAATAATAGTGAATTTCTTGATGTTTATCAGCTTGAAGATCAATTTCCAAAAGAGTTCGTGTTCATCTTAATg GCTATCTTCTTCTTGATTGTTCTTGATCGAATAATTTACCTTTGTTCATTTGCCACGGGAAAAGTATTTTTCTATCTTTTCAACCTGATTCTCTTCACATATTCAGTTACAGAATACGCTTGGAGCTTGGAACCATCCCATCAACACGTTGCACGATTTGCACTTCGTACTATATTTCTTGCAAAGGCGGTTTCTCTGGCATTTCAGGCCATACAGATCCGGCATGGGATGCCCCATAAGAGCACTTTGTATCGTCAGTTTTTGACCAGTAAAGTTTCTCGGGTTAATTACTTAGGCTATCGACTTTATCGTGCTTTGCCATTCCTTTATGAGTTGCGGTGTGTGCTTGACTGGTCTAgcacaaccacatctttgacaATGTATGACTGGCTGAAG CTGGAGGACATAAATGCCAGTCTGTATCTCGTCAAATGTGATGCAGTCTTGAATAGAGCTAGGCATATACAAGGAGAGAAGCAAACAAAACTGACCAAATGTTGCAGTGGAATATGTCTGTTTTTCATCTTACTCTGCGTTATCTGGGCCCCAATGCTG ATGTACAGTAGTGGCAACCCAACAAATATTGCAAACCCCATAAAAGATGCCAGTGTTCAGCTTGATATTAAGACAGTTGGTGGAAGGTTGACCTTGTATCAAACCACCTTGTGCGAAAAGCTTCAGTGGAATAGGCTCAACTCCGATGCTAATCTTGATCCTCAAGGTTATTTAGATACATATAATAAGAATGATATCCAGTTGATATGCTGCCAACCTGATGCAAGCACTTTGTGGCTTGTCCCTGATGTGGTTCAGACCAGATTCGTTCAGTCCCTTGACTgggatatggatatggatatttattttacatGGGTTCTTACCAGGGAGAGACCGAAAGGCAAGGAAGTTGTGAGATATGAAAGACCTGTTGATCTTCTAGATCTTCCAAGGCAATCAGATGTCCAAAAGGCTCTCAATGGTTCTAGTGACAGCTTTAGGACTAATAATCTTTACCCAAGATACTTCCGTGTTACTGGTTCTGGTGATGTCAGGCCATTTGAACAAGAG GTAAATTTGATCAGTGCAGATCTTGTCAGAAATCGTAAAAACTTTGAGTGGTGGTCATTCCATGATATCAATCCATCAAATGTGAGCGGCTGTGAAGGTTTGTCGGGACCCACGGCCATCATCGTATCTGAGGAAACACCACCAC AGGGTATTCTTGGTGACACTCTCAGCAAGTTCAGCATTTGGGGTCTCTACATTACCTTTGTGCTCGCAGTTGGCCGTTTTATCAGACTTCAATGTTCTGACTTGAGGATGAGAATACCTTACGAGAATCTACCTTCCTGCGATAG GTTGATAGCCATCTGTGAGGATATATATGCGGCAAGAGCAGAGGGTGAGCTGGGAGTTGAAGAGGTCCTATACTGGACCCTAATCAAGATTTACAGGTCACCTCACATGCTTCTAGAGTACACCAAACCAGACTAG